A genomic region of Carassius carassius chromosome 13, fCarCar2.1, whole genome shotgun sequence contains the following coding sequences:
- the LOC132155482 gene encoding uncharacterized protein LOC132155482 — translation MDLADEEEDRDSPSAFLLPDPTANPTSAAAALPRRKRGQHCERPKRRLEVAGTGGGPPPASFTPAEDLALEINKGRPVLEGIEGGTSSKMISRSIRSEYIKDSVCFMHPPDIMLPGEGPSVEEDEETVSVCSRRPEDADTVLEPSQSGTTCDKNPENIKGVYKRYLLKQMEAIDIDIQYKKLKMRKLELEIQQLQKNANSL, via the exons atggatctggcagatgaggaagaagatagggactcgcCGTCTGCATTCCTTCTACCAGATCCAACTgcaaaccccacgagtgcagctgcTGCTCTGCCTCGGCGGAAGCGGGGCCAACACTGTGAG cgaCCAAAAAGAAGACTTGAGGTTGCTGGCACTGGGGGAGGGCCACCACCAGCCAGCTTCACTCCTGCAGAGGACCTGGCTTTGGAAATTAATAAAGGGAGGCCCGTCCTTGAGGGAATAGAGGGGGGGACATCATCTAAAATGATATCACGTAGTATAAGGAGTGAGTAtataaaag ATTCTGTATGCTTTATGCATCCACCAGACATCATGTTGCCT GGAGAAGGCCCATCagttgaggaggatgaggagactGTGTCTGTATGTTCAAGGAGGCCTGAG GATGCTGACACTGTTCTAGAGCCCTCTCAGTCTGGGACCACATGTGACAAA AACCCAGAAAACATAAAAGGAGTGTATAAACGCTACCTCCTTAAACAAATGGAAGCGATTGATATCGACATCCAGTATAAAAAACTGAAGATGAGGAAGTTGGAGCTGGAAATTCAACAGCTACAGAAAAATGCAA ATTCACTCTGA